The Chitinophaga flava genome has a segment encoding these proteins:
- a CDS encoding ATP-binding response regulator, translating to MLDMYIHNKILSGFINFLGRPLFAGTKDFTYKEDKRPVILVNALGLLMTILVLGIGSFFYSLHPSMVILLPILIEAAAFIYVIVLNHLKKYFKASLVMLIANSVFAVYWSTVFGTAIPIDLVMAFLATIVFHLCNTFFLSKERKVLVSCLIITVTALILVQVNQRQRFIAPLELAPDTAYIIHLITSSAFLALIILVMSSYIGKIHALLYSERKLKDASVAKSTFLRETYHELRTPLNAIYGIAQLLQLRRNGYSAEEKREIDDLYSACYIARNIINNVLDMSRIDAGRFNTVTKESLNLKECVGHCTAINQYIALSRGITIRESFDEQLPAIISSDKIILTKIINNLLSNAVKFATGNSCVEIRCQREQHQVIFRVINQGSINYEKAAQIFEAFVSERNQITEGTGLGLSITKHLVELLGGQIFIEPDEKNTHTIIAFTLPLEAARGKSSTASKQHYRRNVFPGATALVIEDDPISSSLLTKILSHMGLTATLCHTGEEAMELIQIERPDVIISDLHMSNMSGKELLQHLRSHPLFKDIPVLIVSGDAFTSVKEDILRAGANAYISKPVHFNELYLALSRHLPQFQAQA from the coding sequence ATGCTAGACATGTACATTCACAACAAAATCCTATCCGGCTTTATCAATTTTTTAGGAAGACCACTATTTGCCGGCACCAAAGACTTCACTTACAAGGAAGACAAGAGACCTGTCATTCTGGTAAATGCATTAGGACTGCTGATGACCATTTTGGTATTGGGCATCGGATCTTTTTTTTATTCCCTGCATCCCAGCATGGTAATTCTACTGCCTATTTTGATTGAGGCGGCTGCTTTTATTTATGTGATCGTTTTAAACCATTTAAAGAAATATTTCAAGGCCAGTCTGGTGATGCTCATCGCCAACAGTGTTTTTGCGGTGTACTGGAGCACTGTTTTCGGAACGGCCATTCCTATAGATCTGGTGATGGCATTTCTGGCCACGATTGTTTTCCACCTGTGCAACACCTTTTTCCTGAGCAAAGAGCGGAAAGTACTGGTATCCTGCCTGATCATCACTGTGACAGCCCTGATACTGGTACAGGTCAATCAGCGGCAGCGTTTTATTGCTCCACTGGAATTAGCTCCGGACACAGCCTATATCATACATCTAATCACCTCCTCTGCTTTTCTGGCATTGATCATTCTGGTAATGTCTTCCTATATCGGCAAGATTCATGCGCTGTTGTATTCTGAAAGAAAACTAAAAGATGCCTCTGTTGCCAAAAGTACCTTCCTGCGTGAAACGTACCATGAGCTCAGAACGCCGCTGAACGCCATTTACGGCATCGCACAACTGCTGCAGCTCAGACGGAATGGCTATAGTGCAGAGGAAAAACGGGAAATCGACGACCTGTATTCTGCCTGTTATATTGCCCGGAACATCATCAACAATGTGCTGGACATGTCGCGTATTGATGCAGGCAGATTTAATACTGTTACCAAAGAATCCCTTAACCTGAAGGAATGTGTAGGACATTGCACTGCCATCAATCAGTATATCGCACTTTCCAGGGGTATTACCATCCGGGAAAGTTTTGATGAACAATTACCGGCTATCATCAGCAGTGATAAGATCATCCTCACCAAGATCATCAACAACCTGCTGTCTAATGCAGTGAAGTTTGCTACAGGCAATAGCTGCGTAGAAATCCGATGTCAGCGCGAGCAGCATCAGGTAATATTCAGAGTGATCAACCAGGGCAGCATTAACTATGAAAAAGCCGCTCAGATTTTTGAGGCTTTTGTATCTGAGCGTAACCAGATTACCGAAGGCACAGGGCTGGGGCTCTCCATCACCAAACACCTTGTAGAGTTGCTGGGCGGACAGATATTTATTGAGCCGGATGAAAAAAATACCCACACCATCATTGCTTTCACGCTACCCCTGGAAGCCGCCAGAGGCAAAAGCAGCACAGCCAGCAAACAGCACTATCGCAGAAATGTATTTCCTGGCGCCACTGCGCTGGTGATTGAAGATGACCCCATCAGCAGTTCGCTGCTCACCAAGATACTCTCGCATATGGGCCTTACCGCTACCCTGTGCCATACAGGTGAGGAAGCTATGGAGCTGATACAAATAGAAAGACCCGATGTGATCATCTCAGATCTGCATATGTCCAATATGAGCGGGAAGGAACTGCTCCAGCATTTACGCAGTCACCCTCTCTTCAAAGATATTCCGGTGCTGATCGTATCCGGAGATGCATTTACTTCCGTAAAGGAAGACATTCTAAGAGCAGGTGCCAATGCCTATATTTCCAAGCCGGTACATTTTAATGAGTTGTATCTGGCCTTGTCCAGGCACCTGCCTCAGTTTCAGGCGCAGGCGTAA
- a CDS encoding PQQ-dependent sugar dehydrogenase: MKTGLALTLSDSKPLKKLGLFLLLPSVVLALHSCHNNAQQPSAGLTADSGNVGLQLPEGFGALRFADSTGNARHLAVNKNGVVFVKLESPVRGNGIVVLTDKNGDGRADEHSGFATYGGTGIAIKDGYLYASSNTSVFRYKLNDKLEVADPQHPDTLVSGLIDRGQHNSKSIALDNNGNLYVNIGAPSNVCQEKDRTKGSPGMQPCPLLDSAGGIWVFKANELHQGYHNGKRYATGLRNVVGLDWNQATNALYVMQHGRDNLHDFFPELYDAKTSAELPAETMYKLHEGSNCGWPYIYYDQFQQKKIISPEYGGDGKKAVTDKYDDPVVTFPGHLAPNGLLFYTGNMFPERYKNGAFIAFHGSWNRAPEPQQGFFVAFVPFQNGVPSGKWEVFAKGFAGKENIAAPGDAAHRPCGLAQGPDGSLYVSDDKIGTIYRIIYKK; this comes from the coding sequence ATGAAAACAGGATTAGCGCTGACATTGTCAGACAGCAAGCCTTTAAAGAAGTTAGGCCTGTTCCTTTTGCTTCCGTCTGTCGTGCTGGCTCTTCACAGTTGCCATAACAACGCTCAGCAGCCATCAGCCGGACTGACAGCAGACAGCGGCAACGTAGGACTGCAACTCCCCGAAGGCTTTGGCGCCCTGCGGTTTGCCGACAGTACCGGTAACGCCAGACATCTGGCCGTCAACAAAAACGGGGTGGTATTTGTGAAACTGGAATCACCGGTGAGAGGAAACGGCATCGTAGTGCTGACTGATAAAAACGGAGATGGCCGTGCAGACGAGCATAGCGGCTTCGCTACATATGGTGGTACCGGCATAGCCATTAAAGATGGCTATCTATATGCCTCTTCCAACACCAGCGTATTTCGCTACAAACTCAACGACAAGCTGGAAGTAGCAGACCCTCAGCATCCTGACACACTGGTGAGTGGCCTGATAGACCGCGGTCAGCACAATTCCAAATCCATTGCGCTGGATAATAACGGTAACCTCTATGTGAATATCGGTGCACCCTCCAATGTATGCCAGGAAAAAGACCGTACCAAAGGCTCTCCCGGTATGCAGCCCTGTCCTTTACTGGACTCCGCTGGCGGCATCTGGGTTTTTAAAGCCAACGAGCTGCATCAAGGTTATCATAACGGCAAACGCTATGCTACCGGCCTTAGAAACGTGGTGGGCCTTGACTGGAACCAGGCTACCAACGCGCTGTACGTGATGCAGCATGGCCGCGACAACCTGCATGATTTCTTCCCGGAACTGTATGATGCCAAAACATCAGCAGAGCTGCCTGCAGAAACCATGTACAAACTGCATGAAGGTTCCAACTGCGGATGGCCTTATATCTACTACGATCAGTTCCAGCAGAAAAAAATCATTTCTCCGGAATATGGCGGCGACGGCAAAAAAGCCGTTACCGATAAATACGATGACCCTGTCGTAACTTTCCCTGGCCACCTGGCTCCTAACGGGCTGTTGTTCTACACTGGCAACATGTTCCCTGAAAGATACAAGAACGGCGCGTTCATCGCCTTCCATGGCTCCTGGAACAGAGCTCCTGAACCACAACAGGGATTCTTCGTTGCTTTTGTGCCTTTCCAGAATGGTGTTCCTTCCGGTAAATGGGAAGTTTTCGCTAAAGGATTTGCCGGCAAAGAAAATATTGCAGCTCCTGGCGATGCTGCACACCGCCCCTGCGGCCTTGCCCAAGGTCCTGATGGCTCCCTCTACGTGTCTGACGACAAGATAGGTACCATCTATCGTATTATCTACAAAAAATAA
- a CDS encoding DUF417 family protein — MKNKLLNAIANLDLLGKKAIRYGIVLVFLWIGGLKFFTYEADGIVPFVANSPFMSFFYDHPEEYKSHMNKEGELITANHQWHEANNTYGFSYGLGIFLIILGVLVALYKVAPLASMVGSGLVFVMTLGTLSFLITTPESWVPHLTDHQWGFPYLSGRGRLVVKDIVILGGALITMSESAAIYLQRRKAA; from the coding sequence ATGAAAAACAAGCTACTGAACGCCATCGCAAATCTTGACCTGCTGGGTAAAAAAGCTATCCGATACGGTATTGTGCTGGTCTTCCTCTGGATCGGCGGCCTGAAATTTTTTACTTATGAAGCAGATGGTATCGTGCCCTTTGTGGCCAACAGCCCCTTTATGTCCTTTTTCTATGATCACCCGGAAGAGTACAAAAGCCATATGAACAAGGAAGGAGAACTGATAACGGCTAACCATCAATGGCATGAGGCTAATAATACTTACGGTTTTTCCTATGGTCTCGGTATCTTTCTGATCATACTCGGCGTATTGGTAGCCCTGTATAAAGTGGCGCCACTGGCCAGTATGGTGGGTAGCGGTCTTGTATTTGTGATGACACTGGGCACATTATCGTTTCTGATTACTACACCTGAATCCTGGGTGCCGCATCTTACAGATCATCAGTGGGGATTCCCTTACCTCTCAGGTCGTGGCAGGCTGGTAGTGAAAGATATTGTTATCCTGGGTGGTGCGCTGATCACCATGAGTGAGTCTGCCGCTATTTATCTGCAACGCAGGAAGGCTGCTTAG
- a CDS encoding helix-turn-helix domain-containing protein codes for MKAVHADTGEYLFGLKPAMASSLARPSQFSEYTVIFIPSGSGTYQADFSTFSFNGPVLLFATPFQALRLQADKDMEVLLLQFHGDFYCIEQHHSEVACNGLLFNNIYLWPYISLSAAQAADFTQLLTQLGNELHQEPPSGIVLKAYLQLLLAKSSTIRLQTQTARPDEQPQDKQMEAFRQLLDQHYRSLHKPADYASMLAISPNHLSKRCKGYFGKSPSQLIQDRLVLEAKKQLHLTRKSIKEIAYELQFEDEFYFSRFFKKMTKVSPRTFRRRTGISVVADLSM; via the coding sequence ATGAAAGCGGTACATGCAGATACAGGAGAATATTTATTCGGACTAAAGCCGGCAATGGCATCTTCGCTGGCGCGGCCCTCACAGTTTTCGGAATACACAGTTATATTTATACCTTCCGGCAGTGGTACCTACCAGGCCGATTTCAGCACGTTTTCCTTCAATGGCCCGGTATTATTGTTTGCAACACCTTTTCAAGCCCTGCGCCTGCAGGCAGATAAAGACATGGAGGTTTTGCTGCTGCAGTTCCATGGCGATTTTTATTGTATAGAGCAGCATCACAGCGAAGTCGCCTGCAACGGACTGTTGTTTAATAATATTTATCTATGGCCTTATATTAGTCTGTCTGCCGCCCAGGCAGCGGATTTTACACAACTATTAACCCAGCTGGGCAATGAGCTGCATCAGGAACCACCTTCCGGCATTGTATTAAAAGCATATCTACAACTACTACTGGCAAAATCGAGCACCATCCGGCTGCAAACACAAACAGCCCGGCCGGATGAACAGCCGCAGGATAAACAGATGGAAGCGTTCCGCCAGCTGCTGGACCAGCACTACCGGTCTTTGCACAAGCCCGCCGACTACGCTTCTATGCTGGCCATCTCGCCTAATCATCTCTCCAAACGTTGTAAAGGATATTTTGGCAAATCCCCGTCACAACTGATTCAGGACAGGCTGGTGCTGGAAGCTAAAAAACAACTGCACCTTACCCGTAAGAGCATCAAGGAAATTGCCTATGAACTTCAGTTTGAAGATGAGTTTTATTTCAGCCGTTTTTTTAAGAAGATGACCAAAGTATCACCCCGCACTTTCCGCCGCAGGACAGGTATTTCGGTGGTGGCAGATTTGTCCATGTAA
- a CDS encoding carboxymuconolactone decarboxylase family protein has translation METRITFADTNKGFMDGLFKTGIYLRHSGLDRKLMELVHYRISQINGCAYCLDMHHKDAIHLGETEQRLHSLPAWPECPYYTEEERAVLSYAEAVNSGHVNDEVFNNLAAFYSKAKIADLTLLVASIGTWNKLNKAFRTKPGTYEIGQHDSQD, from the coding sequence ATGGAAACAAGAATAACTTTTGCTGACACCAATAAGGGCTTTATGGACGGACTGTTCAAAACTGGTATCTACCTTCGTCACTCAGGACTTGACCGCAAACTGATGGAGCTGGTACACTACCGTATTTCCCAGATCAATGGTTGCGCCTATTGTCTGGATATGCATCACAAGGATGCTATTCATCTGGGAGAAACAGAGCAGCGTCTGCATTCACTGCCAGCATGGCCGGAGTGTCCGTATTATACTGAAGAAGAAAGGGCCGTACTTTCATATGCTGAAGCAGTAAATAGCGGTCATGTGAACGATGAGGTGTTCAACAACCTGGCTGCTTTTTATTCCAAGGCAAAGATTGCAGACCTTACATTGCTAGTAGCTAGCATTGGCACCTGGAACAAGCTGAACAAGGCTTTCCGGACGAAGCCCGGCACTTACGAGATTGGACAACATGATTCCCAGGACTAA
- a CDS encoding TDP-N-acetylfucosamine:lipid II N-acetylfucosaminyltransferase, which produces MNYHLMIDDKFINDFIIDAEKAAPGNNTYIIDQQPEQVVHVKSPLARFAPYDSPAFKELVKGIGTNDKIFIHWLSEAAVAFVLSLSEAVPVGVCFWGGDIVEIPFSRFKRAIYGPKTLKYFEREEERTKVEWNFFKPKQLFKTFKSRYIKYPKSQRYIAAQRDRFFRRLNFFLNWNEIDHQWIHQHYTTNVALKYFFYNVNPQPDNNGVAYTKKEPGVTTILLGNSATSTNNHLEAMEALAKFKDEPIRLVIPLNYGSRQYGDFVEQKAVAMFGREKVNALRDFMNRDDYYRLLDEVDIAFMPHYRSQAVGNTLAMLYRGKKLFLHHKSSVYQLFKRYDVNVYDVANIPNMTFDAFKTATTPEETAKDIARMETIFDTGKKMQVLKEMLS; this is translated from the coding sequence ATGAATTACCACCTGATGATAGACGATAAGTTTATCAATGACTTTATTATCGACGCAGAAAAAGCCGCACCGGGCAACAATACTTACATCATTGACCAGCAACCCGAACAGGTAGTCCATGTAAAGTCGCCACTGGCCAGGTTTGCGCCTTATGATAGTCCTGCCTTTAAGGAACTGGTAAAAGGCATCGGCACCAACGATAAAATTTTCATACACTGGTTATCTGAAGCTGCGGTGGCTTTTGTTCTTTCTTTATCGGAAGCTGTTCCGGTAGGTGTATGTTTTTGGGGTGGTGACATTGTGGAGATTCCTTTCTCCCGTTTCAAACGTGCTATCTACGGCCCTAAAACACTTAAATATTTTGAGCGGGAAGAAGAGCGGACTAAGGTGGAGTGGAACTTTTTTAAACCGAAGCAGCTGTTTAAAACCTTCAAGAGCCGTTATATAAAATATCCGAAATCACAGCGTTACATCGCTGCTCAACGGGACCGGTTTTTCAGAAGGCTCAACTTTTTTCTGAACTGGAATGAGATTGATCACCAGTGGATCCATCAACACTATACCACCAACGTAGCGCTGAAGTATTTCTTTTATAATGTGAATCCACAGCCTGACAATAACGGGGTGGCGTATACGAAAAAAGAACCGGGAGTAACCACTATCCTGCTGGGTAATTCTGCCACCTCCACCAACAACCATCTGGAAGCTATGGAGGCGTTAGCGAAGTTTAAAGACGAGCCTATCAGGCTGGTGATTCCGCTGAACTATGGTAGCCGGCAATATGGTGATTTTGTAGAACAGAAGGCAGTGGCCATGTTCGGCCGGGAGAAGGTGAACGCCCTGCGTGACTTTATGAACCGGGACGACTATTACCGTTTGCTGGACGAGGTAGATATTGCCTTTATGCCACATTACCGTTCACAGGCCGTAGGCAATACATTGGCGATGCTCTACAGGGGTAAAAAACTTTTCCTGCATCACAAGAGTTCTGTTTACCAGCTGTTCAAACGATATGATGTGAATGTTTATGATGTGGCGAATATCCCCAACATGACCTTTGATGCGTTTAAAACCGCAACCACTCCGGAGGAAACAGCCAAAGACATTGCCCGTATGGAAACTATCTTTGACACCGGGAAAAAAATGCAGGTGTTGAAAGAAATGTTATCGTGA
- a CDS encoding ABC transporter permease, with the protein MLPNHIRLIWRALLKDRQFTLLNLLGLSTGLACTLLLLLWINDELQVDKYNVHDRQLYQVMLNTKSDEGIRTMPNTPGLLARSLKEEIPEITAAVSVLPASWFPYKGVISRGEQRLKAAGQYADSSYFDVFTCPLIAGHPSQVLRDKSSVVISEEMARRLFHTTDNVIGQTLKWDQQELGGLFTITGIFKNNPPSATQQFDLIFPYALVLERRPGLTQWGNNDPNTYVLLKNDADITQVDNKISRFIQGKTRRSDAQLFLSRFSDNYLYGKYENGVQAGGRIAYVKMFSVIAVLILLIACINFMNLSTAMASRRMKEIGVKKVLGASRMALVWQCIGEAIMMSAIASLLALLMVWLLLPVFNQLTAKQLQLHPGVPLILLMTGITVITGLIAGSYPALYLSGFRPVQALKGRFSTSFGELMVRKGLVVVQFTLSVAFIAAVLVIYKQLEYIQSRNLGYNRHQVIHFEIPLGMDSIQEHRAIAFINELRNIPGIVNASSYYHNLTGEHGAISDFQWPGKDPHTSIDFSNLEVGDRFLETAGIQLKEGRHFSDGPNARHEIIFNETAIKSMGLKDPVGKTITFWGQSKQIVGIAADFNFESLYQSIQPCFFQIYPAMPNVMVRLGNEDEKQTLAKVQQAFERFYPGMVFEHRYLDEDYQALYTAEQRTGTLSRYFAGMAIIISCLGLFGLTAFTAQRRQKEISIRKVVGASVCSVALLLSKDFLKLVLLALVLAFLLVSWGMSHWLNNFAYHVHLGVDVYLITMLTISIITLATVSYQAIKAAVANPVKNLRAE; encoded by the coding sequence ATGCTACCTAACCACATCCGGCTGATATGGCGTGCTTTATTAAAAGACCGTCAGTTTACCCTGCTCAACCTGCTGGGATTGTCTACAGGCCTGGCCTGTACCCTGCTATTACTGTTATGGATAAACGATGAGTTGCAGGTAGATAAATACAATGTCCATGACAGGCAGTTATACCAGGTAATGCTGAATACTAAAAGTGATGAAGGAATACGGACGATGCCCAATACTCCCGGATTACTGGCCAGGTCGCTCAAAGAGGAAATACCGGAGATAACAGCTGCCGTATCGGTATTGCCTGCTTCCTGGTTCCCTTACAAGGGCGTAATATCCAGGGGTGAGCAACGTCTCAAGGCAGCCGGCCAGTATGCAGACAGCAGCTATTTCGATGTTTTCACCTGCCCGCTGATAGCGGGTCATCCCAGCCAGGTATTACGGGACAAGTCGTCCGTCGTAATTTCGGAGGAGATGGCCCGCCGGCTTTTTCATACAACCGATAACGTTATCGGACAAACGCTGAAATGGGACCAGCAGGAACTTGGCGGGCTGTTTACCATTACCGGCATCTTCAAAAACAATCCTCCTTCCGCTACACAACAGTTTGATCTTATCTTTCCTTATGCCTTAGTCCTGGAAAGAAGGCCAGGGCTGACCCAATGGGGCAACAACGATCCTAATACCTATGTGCTGCTGAAAAACGATGCTGATATTACGCAGGTAGATAATAAGATCAGCCGCTTTATTCAGGGCAAAACCAGACGTTCGGATGCGCAGCTCTTTCTGTCCCGGTTTTCCGACAACTATTTATATGGAAAATATGAAAATGGTGTACAGGCAGGTGGCCGTATAGCCTATGTAAAAATGTTTTCTGTGATAGCTGTACTGATACTGCTGATTGCGTGCATCAATTTTATGAACCTGTCTACTGCCATGGCATCCAGGCGAATGAAGGAAATAGGTGTAAAAAAAGTGCTGGGCGCCAGTCGTATGGCCCTGGTATGGCAATGTATCGGAGAAGCCATCATGATGTCAGCTATAGCTTCGTTGCTGGCGTTGTTGATGGTATGGTTGTTATTGCCGGTGTTTAATCAGCTTACCGCCAAACAACTACAGTTGCACCCCGGTGTTCCGCTCATCCTGCTGATGACAGGCATTACTGTGATTACCGGTCTGATTGCAGGCAGCTATCCTGCGCTTTATCTTTCCGGTTTCCGCCCTGTGCAGGCATTGAAAGGAAGGTTTAGTACCTCCTTCGGGGAACTGATGGTCCGCAAAGGCCTTGTAGTGGTGCAGTTTACCCTCTCTGTAGCATTTATCGCTGCCGTACTCGTGATCTATAAACAACTTGAATATATCCAGTCCAGAAACCTGGGCTACAACCGCCATCAGGTTATTCATTTTGAAATACCACTGGGCATGGACTCCATTCAGGAGCACCGCGCCATCGCTTTTATCAATGAGCTGAGGAACATCCCCGGTATTGTCAATGCCTCCAGCTACTATCACAATCTGACTGGTGAGCATGGCGCGATCTCTGATTTCCAATGGCCGGGGAAAGATCCGCATACCAGCATCGATTTTTCCAATCTTGAAGTAGGTGACCGGTTCCTGGAAACAGCCGGCATACAGCTTAAAGAAGGACGTCATTTCTCTGATGGCCCTAATGCCCGCCATGAAATCATCTTCAATGAAACAGCCATCAAAAGTATGGGGCTCAAAGATCCCGTGGGTAAAACCATTACTTTCTGGGGACAGTCCAAACAGATTGTTGGCATCGCTGCCGATTTTAATTTTGAATCGCTCTACCAAAGTATACAGCCCTGTTTCTTCCAGATATATCCGGCCATGCCTAATGTAATGGTGCGGCTGGGCAACGAGGATGAAAAACAAACGCTCGCTAAAGTACAACAGGCCTTTGAACGGTTTTATCCAGGTATGGTATTCGAGCACCGCTATCTGGATGAAGACTACCAGGCTTTGTATACCGCAGAACAAAGAACAGGCACCCTCTCCCGCTATTTTGCCGGTATGGCCATCATCATTTCATGTCTGGGCCTGTTTGGGCTTACTGCCTTTACAGCGCAAAGAAGACAAAAAGAAATCAGCATACGGAAAGTGGTAGGTGCTTCTGTCTGCAGTGTGGCACTCCTGCTATCCAAAGACTTCCTGAAACTGGTACTGCTGGCATTGGTGCTGGCATTTCTGCTGGTATCATGGGGCATGTCTCACTGGCTGAATAACTTTGCGTATCATGTCCACCTCGGAGTAGATGTATATCTGATCACCATGCTGACTATTAGCATCATCACGCTGGCAACAGTGAGTTATCAGGCGATAAAAGCGGCTGTTGCCAATCCGGTTAAAAATCTGAGAGCAGAATAG